In Deinococcus proteolyticus MRP, a single genomic region encodes these proteins:
- a CDS encoding proline dehydrogenase family protein: MSQFEQLYRQVALSVAGNPVVEKVLSKQGWALAQRFVSGETAQDAIKAIKRLEAQGISGNLDLLGEFVNTPEPANANTEMILATIDQVHAAGLTPYNSVKMSALGQGQTAPDGQDLGYVNTRRVVERAKRYGGFVNLDMEDHTRVDSTLQIFRRLVKEFGHQHVGTVLQAYLHRSEDDRRSLDDLRPNLRMVKGAYLEPASVALQSKTDIDAAYRRLVYEHLKAGNYCNVATHDHHIIYDVMHFALAHGIPKDQFEFQLLYGIREDLQRELAEAGYTVRSYIPFGKDWYGYYSRRIAERPQNVMFVLRGLL, encoded by the coding sequence ATGAGCCAATTCGAACAGCTGTACCGCCAGGTGGCCCTCAGTGTCGCCGGCAACCCGGTCGTGGAAAAAGTCTTGAGCAAGCAGGGCTGGGCGCTGGCGCAGCGTTTTGTATCGGGCGAGACGGCGCAGGACGCCATCAAGGCCATCAAGCGGCTGGAAGCCCAGGGCATCTCCGGCAACCTCGACCTGCTGGGCGAGTTCGTGAACACCCCGGAACCCGCCAATGCCAACACCGAGATGATTCTGGCGACCATTGACCAGGTGCACGCGGCGGGCCTCACGCCCTACAACAGCGTGAAAATGTCGGCGCTGGGCCAAGGGCAGACCGCGCCGGACGGCCAGGACCTCGGCTACGTCAACACCCGCCGCGTCGTGGAGCGGGCCAAGCGCTACGGCGGCTTCGTCAATCTGGACATGGAAGACCACACCCGCGTGGACTCGACTCTGCAGATTTTCCGCCGCCTGGTCAAGGAGTTCGGCCACCAGCATGTGGGAACGGTGTTGCAGGCCTACCTGCACCGCTCGGAAGACGACCGCCGCAGCCTGGACGACCTGCGCCCCAACCTCCGCATGGTGAAGGGCGCCTACCTGGAGCCCGCCTCCGTCGCCCTGCAGAGCAAAACCGACATTGACGCCGCCTACCGCCGCCTGGTCTACGAGCACCTCAAGGCCGGCAACTACTGCAACGTGGCCACCCACGACCACCACATCATCTACGACGTGATGCACTTTGCGCTGGCCCACGGCATCCCTAAGGACCAGTTCGAATTCCAGCTGCTGTACGGCATCCGCGAGGACCTGCAGCGCGAATTGGCCGAGGCCGGCTACACGGTGCGCTCGTACATTCCTTTCGGCAAGGACTGGTACGGCTACTACTCGCGCCGCATCGCCGAGCGCCCGCAGAACGTGATGTTCGTGCTGCGCGGCCTGCTGTAA
- a CDS encoding diacylglycerol kinase, producing the protein MSKNVGSPLSLRRWLKSAGYAWAGVQAVYRSEANFRIEVWAAVLALTLTLVLGAPLAPILLACALVLSLELLNSAVEAVVDLVSPQPHPLAKVAKDAAAGAVYMAALFAVLVGLSVLGPRLWALVSDG; encoded by the coding sequence GTGTCTAAAAATGTCGGCTCGCCTCTGAGCCTTCGCCGCTGGCTGAAGTCGGCGGGCTACGCCTGGGCAGGCGTGCAGGCGGTGTACCGCAGCGAGGCCAACTTCCGGATAGAGGTCTGGGCCGCCGTGCTGGCGCTCACGCTGACACTGGTGCTGGGTGCGCCGCTCGCCCCCATACTGCTCGCCTGCGCCCTGGTGCTGAGCCTGGAACTGCTGAACAGCGCCGTGGAAGCGGTGGTGGACCTGGTCAGCCCGCAGCCGCACCCGCTCGCCAAAGTGGCCAAGGACGCAGCAGCGGGGGCGGTGTACATGGCAGCCCTTTTTGCCGTGCTGGTGGGCCTCAGCGTGCTGGGGCCGAGGCTGTGGGCGCTGGTCAGCGACGGGTAG
- a CDS encoding S8 family serine peptidase yields the protein MTYARSLLATTLALSLAACGQPQSSAPAPTPPASTAPAQGEDGEVIAGAYLVGFQQQDGLSAQAVEQQAALQAQAIEAAGGVLTSQWADISAAAVQLSPEALARLQASPLVEYIEPDLVRRALGGPAVGQAADGGVSAPAASTGLGSQALYTASGETTWGDAALDVPTLRSQGQTGQGVAVCIGDTGIDGNHPEFARRLKGFRNFVTTEPNRNDPYQLNDVGQHGTHVAGTVFAQYGAGTGAPGLLGGMVADGVGGVASGANLYMARVLGDSGSGSSSAIINGVNWCVSQLKSQGGTENKVVVNLSLGGGRKSLTEQRAYTSAFNKGVLTVAATGNESTAVSYPAAYDGVLAVAAVDSDLKKADFSNFGSSVDLAGPGVAVLSAVPLGSGSAASVVSGGTSYPDVTGADKSGRGTVTGTLAQAGGTNNEFCGAGTRNPALQGNIALIARGTCSFEEKVANAAGSGATAVIITNNVEGALGLSLTNSYSIPVVGVTQAAGQSLSGQSSATVSVGSADYDSWNGTSMATPHVAAAAAVVWAAKPSLTNAQLETLLKNTARDIDATGKDNNTGYGLVQPLRAIQN from the coding sequence ATGACCTATGCACGCTCTTTGCTGGCCACCACCCTCGCCCTCTCGCTCGCTGCTTGCGGACAGCCTCAGAGCAGTGCCCCTGCCCCTACTCCTCCTGCGTCCACGGCACCTGCACAGGGAGAAGACGGCGAAGTCATCGCGGGGGCCTACCTGGTGGGCTTTCAGCAACAGGACGGTCTCTCGGCCCAGGCGGTAGAGCAGCAGGCCGCACTCCAGGCCCAGGCCATCGAGGCAGCCGGAGGCGTGCTGACCAGCCAGTGGGCCGATATCAGCGCTGCTGCCGTGCAGCTGAGCCCCGAAGCGCTGGCGCGGCTCCAGGCCAGCCCGCTGGTGGAGTACATCGAGCCCGACCTGGTGCGCCGCGCCCTGGGTGGCCCCGCCGTAGGCCAGGCCGCAGACGGCGGTGTAAGCGCGCCGGCCGCCAGCACCGGCCTGGGCAGTCAGGCGCTGTACACCGCCAGCGGCGAAACCACCTGGGGAGACGCCGCTCTGGACGTGCCTACGCTGCGCAGCCAGGGTCAAACCGGCCAGGGCGTAGCCGTATGCATTGGGGACACCGGGATTGACGGCAACCACCCCGAATTTGCCCGCCGGCTGAAAGGCTTCCGCAACTTCGTGACCACCGAGCCGAACCGGAACGACCCTTACCAGCTGAACGATGTGGGCCAGCACGGCACGCATGTGGCCGGCACCGTGTTCGCGCAGTACGGAGCCGGCACCGGCGCCCCCGGCCTGCTCGGCGGCATGGTTGCGGACGGGGTGGGCGGCGTCGCCAGCGGCGCGAACCTATACATGGCCCGCGTGCTGGGCGACAGCGGGTCGGGCAGCAGCAGCGCCATTATCAACGGCGTGAACTGGTGCGTATCGCAGCTGAAGTCGCAGGGCGGCACCGAGAACAAGGTGGTGGTGAACCTGTCGCTGGGCGGCGGCCGCAAGAGCCTGACCGAGCAGCGGGCCTACACCAGCGCCTTTAACAAGGGCGTGCTGACGGTGGCCGCGACCGGCAACGAAAGCACTGCCGTGTCCTACCCCGCCGCCTACGACGGCGTGCTGGCCGTGGCTGCCGTAGACAGCGACCTGAAAAAGGCCGACTTCAGCAACTTCGGCAGCAGCGTGGACCTGGCTGGCCCCGGCGTGGCCGTGCTGAGCGCCGTGCCCCTGGGCAGCGGCAGCGCAGCCAGCGTGGTCAGCGGCGGCACCTCCTACCCGGACGTGACAGGCGCCGACAAGTCCGGCCGGGGCACCGTGACCGGCACGCTGGCCCAGGCCGGCGGCACCAACAACGAGTTCTGCGGCGCAGGCACCCGCAACCCCGCGCTGCAGGGCAACATCGCCTTGATTGCGCGTGGCACCTGCAGCTTCGAGGAAAAAGTCGCCAATGCTGCTGGCAGCGGCGCCACGGCTGTCATCATCACCAACAATGTGGAAGGTGCGCTGGGCCTGAGCCTCACCAACAGCTACAGCATCCCTGTGGTCGGCGTAACCCAGGCGGCCGGGCAGAGCCTGTCCGGCCAGAGCAGTGCCACCGTCAGCGTGGGCAGCGCCGACTACGACAGCTGGAACGGCACCAGCATGGCGACTCCGCATGTGGCTGCAGCCGCCGCCGTGGTCTGGGCCGCCAAGCCCAGCCTGACCAACGCGCAGCTGGAAACCCTGCTGAAAAATACTGCCCGCGATATCGACGCCACCGGCAAGGACAACAACACCGGCTACGGACTGGTGCAGCCGCTGCGGGCCATTCAGAACTAG
- a CDS encoding GNAT family N-acetyltransferase: protein MPTLVPYQPAHLAALSTVQLPPEQEAFTAYPADLIPETEADPDSLGVSILDGEDVVGYFVLSVGAQRDKYLPQPDPAGVALRALSIDGRCQGRGLGTAAMVQAAEVARQHFPQAEHLFLVVNARNSHARHVYEKAGYTVWFQRDGGEYGPQWVLRRGL, encoded by the coding sequence ATGCCCACCCTTGTCCCCTACCAGCCCGCGCACCTTGCCGCCCTATCCACTGTGCAGCTTCCGCCCGAGCAAGAGGCGTTCACGGCCTATCCCGCCGACCTGATTCCCGAGACCGAGGCCGACCCGGACAGCCTGGGCGTGAGCATTCTGGACGGTGAAGACGTGGTGGGCTATTTCGTGCTCTCGGTGGGAGCGCAGCGCGACAAGTACCTGCCGCAGCCCGACCCGGCGGGGGTGGCGCTGCGGGCGCTCAGCATTGACGGGCGCTGTCAGGGGCGCGGCCTCGGCACAGCGGCGATGGTGCAGGCGGCAGAGGTGGCCCGGCAGCACTTCCCGCAGGCGGAGCACCTTTTTCTGGTAGTGAATGCGAGAAACAGCCATGCCCGGCACGTGTATGAGAAGGCAGGCTATACGGTCTGGTTCCAGCGTGACGGCGGCGAGTACGGCCCGCAGTGGGTGCTGCGGCGAGGGTTGTAA
- a CDS encoding GrpB family protein codes for MRLPKDPTPIRTIEVVPYDPAWPAQFEAIAAPIRAKLSPLALGVEHVGSTSVPGLTAKPIIDLDVVISSRLQLPEVVSKLTELGYVHEGNLGIPGREAFMWPDGNGRHHLYVCSVNTPNLHYHLLFRDYLRQHPDKALEYGQLKEKLAKQYPGDMDGYSEGKQDLISRLMQEAEALSGFALHQP; via the coding sequence ATGAGATTGCCCAAAGACCCCACGCCCATCCGTACTATTGAAGTAGTGCCCTACGACCCTGCTTGGCCTGCCCAGTTCGAGGCAATTGCTGCGCCTATTCGCGCCAAACTTAGCCCGCTGGCGCTGGGTGTGGAGCATGTAGGAAGTACCAGTGTGCCAGGGCTTACCGCCAAGCCGATTATTGACCTGGACGTTGTTATTTCGAGTCGTTTGCAATTACCTGAAGTCGTAAGCAAGCTGACAGAACTTGGTTACGTGCATGAGGGCAACTTGGGCATTCCGGGCCGCGAAGCATTCATGTGGCCTGACGGGAACGGACGTCATCACCTCTATGTTTGCTCGGTCAATACGCCCAATCTTCACTATCACCTGCTGTTCAGGGATTACTTGCGTCAGCATCCAGATAAAGCTTTGGAATATGGGCAACTTAAAGAGAAGTTGGCGAAGCAGTATCCCGGCGATATGGATGGCTATAGCGAAGGCAAGCAGGATTTAATCAGCCGTCTTATGCAAGAAGCCGAGGCATTAAGCGGCTTTGCCTTGCATCAACCTTAG
- the pruA gene encoding L-glutamate gamma-semialdehyde dehydrogenase has translation MIKVQEYRPQPFTDFTKEENVKAYQEALAKVRSELVGKHYPLIIDGQRVDTAEKIESRNPCNTDEVVGTTAKATIQDAENALQGAWKAFESWKKWDMDARARILLKAAAILKRRRMEACALMSIEVGKNYAEADVEVAEAIDFLEYYARSAMKYAGFGSSETTWFEGEENGLMSIPLGVGVSISPWNFPCAIFIGMAVAPVVVGNCVIVKPAEDAGLIAGFMMDIMLEAGLPAGVIQFLPGVGKEVGEYLTTHAKTRFITFTGSRAVGLHINEVAAKVQPGQKWIKRVVMELGGKDALIVDETADIETAVTAAAQGAFGFNGQKCSAMSRLIVVDSVYDDVVGQFVERARSLKMGTGEENAPVTAVVNQMSFDKIKSYLELAPSEGQVLLGGEAPGECGGQPGYYIAPTIVGDVQRDARMAQEEIFGPVVTVLRAKDWQDALDIANSTEYGLTGGVISNSRERLEQAREEFEVGNLYFNRKITGAIVGVQPFGGYNMSGTDSKAGGPDYLANFMQLKTVTERW, from the coding sequence ATGATCAAAGTTCAGGAATACCGCCCACAGCCCTTTACCGACTTCACCAAGGAAGAGAACGTCAAGGCGTATCAGGAAGCCCTCGCCAAAGTGCGCAGCGAGCTGGTCGGCAAGCACTACCCGCTGATTATTGACGGCCAGCGGGTAGACACCGCAGAGAAAATCGAGAGCCGCAACCCCTGCAACACCGACGAAGTGGTGGGCACCACTGCCAAAGCGACCATTCAGGACGCCGAAAACGCCCTGCAGGGCGCCTGGAAAGCGTTCGAAAGCTGGAAGAAGTGGGACATGGACGCCCGCGCCCGTATCCTGCTCAAGGCCGCCGCCATCCTCAAGCGCCGCCGGATGGAAGCCTGCGCCCTGATGAGCATCGAAGTGGGCAAGAACTACGCCGAAGCCGACGTGGAAGTGGCCGAAGCGATTGACTTCCTGGAGTATTACGCCCGCTCGGCCATGAAGTACGCCGGGTTCGGCAGCAGCGAAACCACCTGGTTCGAGGGTGAAGAAAACGGCCTGATGAGCATCCCGCTGGGCGTGGGCGTGAGCATCAGCCCCTGGAACTTCCCCTGTGCCATCTTTATCGGCATGGCCGTGGCGCCCGTGGTGGTGGGCAACTGCGTCATCGTGAAGCCGGCCGAGGACGCCGGACTGATTGCCGGCTTCATGATGGACATCATGCTGGAAGCGGGCCTGCCGGCCGGCGTGATTCAGTTCCTGCCCGGCGTGGGCAAGGAAGTGGGCGAATACCTGACCACCCACGCCAAGACCCGCTTTATCACCTTCACTGGCAGCCGCGCCGTGGGCCTGCACATCAACGAGGTGGCGGCCAAGGTGCAGCCCGGCCAGAAGTGGATCAAGCGCGTGGTGATGGAACTGGGCGGCAAGGACGCCCTCATCGTGGACGAGACCGCCGACATCGAAACGGCCGTGACTGCCGCCGCGCAGGGCGCTTTCGGCTTCAACGGCCAGAAGTGCAGCGCCATGAGCCGCCTGATTGTGGTGGACAGCGTGTATGACGACGTGGTGGGCCAGTTCGTGGAGCGTGCCCGCAGCCTGAAGATGGGCACCGGCGAGGAGAATGCCCCCGTGACCGCCGTGGTCAACCAGATGAGCTTCGACAAAATCAAGAGCTACCTAGAACTGGCCCCCAGCGAAGGCCAGGTGCTGCTGGGCGGCGAAGCCCCCGGCGAGTGCGGCGGTCAGCCCGGCTACTACATCGCCCCCACTATCGTGGGCGACGTGCAGCGTGACGCCCGCATGGCGCAGGAAGAAATCTTCGGACCGGTCGTCACCGTGCTGCGGGCCAAGGACTGGCAGGACGCCCTGGACATCGCCAACTCCACCGAGTACGGCCTGACCGGCGGCGTGATCAGCAACTCGCGTGAGCGGCTGGAGCAGGCCCGTGAGGAGTTCGAGGTGGGCAACCTGTACTTCAACCGCAAGATTACCGGCGCGATTGTGGGTGTGCAGCCCTTCGGCGGCTACAACATGAGCGGCACGGACTCCAAAGCGGGTGGCCCCGACTACCTCGCCAACTTCATGCAGCTCAAGACGGTGACGGAACGCTGGTAA
- a CDS encoding alpha-ketoacid dehydrogenase subunit beta, whose amino-acid sequence MVAAINEALDMALTRDPDVYIFGEDVGVMGGVFRATDGLQAKHGAERVFDTPLAEAGIMGMGIGMGLAGLKPVAEMQFAGFLYPALDQIMSHLGRYRHRTRSRFTLPVVVRAPYGGGVHTPEQHADSPEAIIAHVPGVKVVIPSNPQDAKGLLLAAIEDPDPVFFFESIKMYRSLKTEVDPGYYTIPIGQARIDREGDDLTLICYGGMVEVCQKAAEAAAQAGISAEIIDLRTISPLDTETVLESVRKTGRVVIVTEAPRTAGFHSEVAAVIAEEAVDSLLAPIVRVTGYDAPYPPFTAIEDKYRPTPTRVAKAIRQVMEY is encoded by the coding sequence ATGGTGGCCGCCATCAACGAAGCGCTGGATATGGCCCTGACCCGCGACCCCGACGTGTACATCTTCGGGGAAGACGTGGGCGTGATGGGCGGCGTGTTCCGCGCCACCGACGGCCTGCAAGCCAAGCACGGCGCAGAGCGCGTGTTCGACACCCCACTGGCCGAAGCCGGCATCATGGGCATGGGCATCGGCATGGGCTTAGCGGGCCTGAAACCCGTGGCCGAGATGCAGTTTGCGGGCTTTCTGTACCCGGCGCTGGACCAAATCATGAGTCACCTGGGCCGCTACCGCCACCGCACCCGCAGCCGCTTTACGCTGCCGGTGGTGGTGCGTGCGCCCTACGGCGGCGGCGTGCATACCCCCGAGCAGCACGCCGACAGCCCCGAGGCCATCATCGCGCACGTGCCGGGGGTCAAGGTGGTGATTCCCTCTAACCCACAAGACGCCAAAGGGCTGCTGCTGGCCGCCATCGAAGACCCGGACCCGGTATTTTTCTTCGAGAGCATTAAGATGTACCGCTCGCTCAAGACCGAAGTGGACCCCGGCTACTACACCATTCCCATCGGCCAGGCGCGGATAGACCGGGAGGGCGACGACCTGACCCTCATCTGCTACGGCGGGATGGTGGAGGTATGCCAGAAGGCCGCCGAAGCCGCCGCACAGGCCGGTATCAGCGCGGAAATCATTGACCTGCGGACCATCAGCCCGCTGGATACCGAGACGGTGCTGGAGAGCGTCCGCAAGACGGGCCGCGTGGTCATCGTGACCGAGGCCCCGCGCACTGCCGGATTCCACTCGGAGGTGGCCGCTGTCATTGCCGAAGAAGCGGTTGACTCGCTGCTGGCCCCCATCGTGCGCGTGACCGGCTATGACGCGCCCTACCCGCCCTTCACGGCGATTGAGGACAAGTACCGCCCCACGCCCACCCGTGTGGCGAAGGCGATTCGTCAGGTGATGGAGTACTGA
- a CDS encoding DoxX family protein produces the protein MSTLSTSSQGNAAPTPLQTAGRLLLGGALVTAGTAHLTFARAEFPAQVPDMLTDGPLHLNEDFIVVASGVAEIALGAALVALPQHRRTLGLISAGFFTAVFPGNVSQYLTHTDAFGLDSDSKRFARLLFQPVLVAGALWTTGAWPRRR, from the coding sequence ATGAGCACTCTAAGCACTTCCTCCCAGGGCAATGCCGCCCCCACTCCTCTTCAAACCGCCGGCCGCCTGCTGCTGGGCGGCGCTCTGGTCACGGCCGGCACCGCGCACCTCACCTTTGCCCGCGCCGAGTTCCCCGCGCAGGTGCCCGACATGCTCACGGACGGCCCGCTGCACCTGAACGAAGATTTTATCGTGGTGGCTTCAGGCGTGGCCGAAATCGCGCTGGGCGCAGCGCTGGTGGCCCTGCCTCAGCACCGCCGCACCCTGGGGCTGATCAGCGCCGGATTCTTCACGGCCGTGTTTCCCGGCAACGTGTCGCAGTACCTGACGCACACCGACGCCTTTGGGCTGGACAGCGACAGCAAACGCTTCGCGCGGCTGCTGTTCCAGCCGGTGCTGGTGGCCGGGGCATTGTGGACCACTGGCGCCTGGCCGCGCCGCCGCTGA
- a CDS encoding WD40 repeat domain-containing protein has product MRTFLTPLLVLASSAASAATLNAVTPIPGHAAGSFGLSENMGPLAGGVAWSADSSTVWTLDTTRELRRWRVSDGTLLRGQRLRPPAALPDKRPDFPNARLTLSGAATASGLPITARGYRGSEPVQLTYRLNTGNGQETRQPDCPPSMTGSGACALDGSSRAWGQDSELQWQRGGRVERLRLPAGLSLKPDSGPPSFSLGLSPDGGRLALLLLSGKDSYSSGKGTLLTWEWNAGGAAQAPKQTRLGEVLLHPGAQLSWVGERVLLASNVYNTGDNYGSGGSRVGQLLALVTPGKGPVWTLNAGANLRGAFPSPDGRLFVTVREGSVPEVRRVADGSFVRSLGAAVQDAVPLSGGRTLLAVQDGAGFGRIVRHEPGRLTTLYRGPKVPEHLAATPDGSRIAASSGSTLRLHDKDGEVRRQWQAGGDVRALALSPDGLILSAQISEEYKINGVPNGREVVRAWRVADGTAYPLPQGTRFPVSQVVIRQEEGRKDGSYRRRHVVTERGKGTVLWQTPSNGSGLYSLPSPDGAWLAGTGLTPASTEQIPPNQERGTVNRLVRVDARTGKSGPVLNVPVAHPDDPYAGWGIAAFDGERALLSESSGDGCGASLYGYKLADLASGRTLNTPAQLGSGYARLMGCGHFAPRPEADFAPDGRLLIRDGNRLDWWTLSK; this is encoded by the coding sequence ATGCGAACCTTCCTGACGCCCCTGCTGGTGCTGGCTTCTTCTGCGGCTTCGGCGGCCACGCTGAACGCGGTCACCCCCATTCCCGGCCACGCAGCGGGCAGCTTCGGCCTGAGTGAGAACATGGGGCCGCTGGCGGGCGGCGTGGCCTGGTCCGCCGACAGCAGCACAGTCTGGACGCTGGACACCACCCGCGAGCTGAGGCGCTGGCGTGTCTCGGACGGAACCTTGCTGCGGGGGCAGCGGCTCAGGCCCCCGGCGGCACTGCCGGATAAGCGGCCTGACTTTCCGAATGCGCGTCTCACCCTCAGCGGCGCGGCTACCGCTTCGGGCTTGCCCATCACTGCACGCGGCTACCGGGGCAGTGAGCCTGTGCAGCTCACCTACCGCCTCAATACCGGGAACGGTCAGGAAACGCGGCAGCCGGACTGCCCGCCGAGCATGACGGGCAGCGGAGCCTGCGCTCTGGACGGCTCATCGCGGGCCTGGGGACAAGACAGCGAATTGCAGTGGCAGCGCGGCGGACGGGTCGAGCGCTTGCGCCTGCCTGCTGGCCTTTCCCTGAAGCCGGACAGTGGCCCGCCCTCGTTCAGCCTGGGCCTTAGCCCGGACGGAGGGCGGCTGGCCCTGCTGCTCCTGAGCGGCAAAGACAGCTACTCTAGCGGGAAGGGCACCCTGCTGACCTGGGAGTGGAATGCAGGCGGTGCGGCGCAGGCCCCCAAGCAGACTCGTCTGGGAGAGGTGCTACTGCATCCCGGCGCGCAGCTGAGCTGGGTTGGTGAACGGGTACTGCTGGCCTCCAATGTCTACAACACAGGCGACAATTACGGCAGCGGTGGCAGCCGCGTGGGTCAGTTGCTGGCGCTGGTCACGCCCGGTAAGGGACCAGTCTGGACGCTGAACGCGGGCGCCAATCTGCGTGGGGCCTTCCCTTCGCCGGATGGCCGCCTGTTCGTGACGGTGCGCGAGGGCAGCGTGCCCGAAGTGCGCCGCGTGGCCGACGGCAGCTTTGTGCGCTCGCTGGGCGCGGCAGTGCAGGACGCTGTGCCCCTGAGCGGTGGCCGCACGCTGCTGGCGGTGCAGGACGGTGCCGGTTTTGGGCGCATCGTGCGGCATGAACCTGGGCGCCTGACGACCCTGTACCGGGGGCCAAAGGTGCCGGAGCATCTGGCGGCCACTCCGGATGGCTCGCGCATCGCCGCATCCAGTGGGAGCACCCTGCGCCTGCATGATAAAGACGGCGAAGTGCGCCGGCAGTGGCAAGCTGGTGGAGATGTACGGGCACTGGCCTTGAGCCCCGATGGCCTGATTCTTAGTGCCCAGATTTCCGAGGAGTACAAGATAAACGGAGTGCCTAACGGGCGGGAAGTGGTACGGGCCTGGCGGGTGGCCGACGGCACCGCCTACCCTTTGCCGCAGGGCACGCGGTTTCCGGTGTCGCAGGTGGTGATTCGTCAGGAAGAGGGCCGCAAGGATGGCAGCTACCGCCGCCGCCATGTCGTCACCGAACGCGGCAAGGGCACCGTGCTTTGGCAAACGCCGTCGAACGGTTCGGGCCTTTACTCCCTGCCCTCGCCCGATGGCGCATGGCTGGCTGGCACAGGGCTGACCCCAGCGTCTACCGAGCAGATTCCGCCCAACCAGGAACGCGGCACCGTGAATCGCCTCGTCCGCGTGGACGCCCGCACCGGCAAAAGTGGCCCGGTGCTGAACGTACCCGTCGCCCACCCGGACGACCCCTACGCAGGCTGGGGCATCGCTGCCTTTGACGGTGAGCGTGCGCTGCTTTCCGAAAGCAGTGGCGACGGCTGCGGCGCATCACTGTATGGGTACAAGTTGGCTGACCTCGCCTCTGGGCGCACGCTGAACACCCCGGCGCAGCTGGGCAGTGGCTACGCCCGGCTGATGGGCTGCGGCCACTTTGCCCCTCGTCCCGAAGCTGATTTCGCCCCGGATGGCCGGCTGCTTATCCGCGATGGCAACCGCCTGGACTGGTGGACGCTGAGCAAGTAG
- the ybeY gene encoding rRNA maturation RNase YbeY: MIDLVIEYDPPAGLTAALESSLAAVMRHFEVADREVTVVLVDDDTIQALKLEHWGEDAATDVLSFPAWEPGDPFMPPHLGDIIISLDTAARQAEARGHSLTREVALLASHGMTHLVGHDHPHAEGLGFEEGATGEEWQVFHGAWATAESALPEGV, encoded by the coding sequence ATGATAGACCTCGTCATCGAATACGACCCACCTGCTGGCCTGACCGCCGCCCTGGAAAGCAGCCTGGCAGCGGTGATGCGGCACTTTGAGGTGGCGGACCGCGAGGTGACCGTGGTGCTGGTGGACGATGACACCATTCAGGCGCTCAAGCTGGAGCACTGGGGCGAGGACGCTGCCACCGACGTGCTGAGCTTTCCGGCGTGGGAACCGGGCGACCCGTTTATGCCGCCGCACCTGGGCGACATCATCATCAGTCTGGATACGGCGGCGCGGCAGGCGGAAGCGCGGGGCCACAGCCTGACCCGCGAAGTGGCGCTGCTGGCCAGCCACGGCATGACCCACCTCGTCGGCCATGACCACCCCCACGCCGAGGGCCTGGGCTTCGAGGAAGGCGCAACGGGCGAGGAATGGCAGGTCTTTCACGGGGCCTGGGCTACCGCCGAAAGCGCCCTGCCCGAAGGTGTCTAA
- the recO gene encoding DNA repair protein RecO: MTQPVPHTARPVRRQRSASRSGVVLRRWKTPKGDLIVSLLTPQGKLRAIARGGLRGKHAGALNLFHHVGLQVYARPGDELAVIQQASLEGALPRLALPERHPYAHLLAELADLLFQEGEADEYGQQAFDLFAGALRGVAHHHDPEWVALVMSYKLLALAGFPQRTRMCARCGAADPQHPDPFGGELLCGRCSHQRALSPSSLDFLRGVVRRSVRENMDHPVPAEDRAPLWLGLERFVGVQVGRVRSWPHLHAG; encoded by the coding sequence GTGACGCAGCCTGTGCCCCACACTGCCCGCCCGGTCCGCCGCCAGCGCTCTGCTTCGCGCAGCGGCGTGGTGCTGCGGCGCTGGAAAACCCCCAAGGGCGACCTGATCGTCAGCCTGCTGACCCCCCAGGGCAAGCTGCGGGCCATCGCACGCGGGGGGCTGCGCGGCAAGCACGCCGGGGCGCTGAACCTGTTTCACCACGTCGGCCTGCAGGTGTACGCCCGCCCCGGCGACGAGCTGGCGGTGATTCAGCAGGCCAGCCTGGAAGGTGCCCTGCCGCGGCTGGCCCTGCCGGAACGCCACCCCTACGCGCACCTGCTGGCCGAACTGGCCGACCTGCTGTTTCAGGAGGGCGAGGCCGACGAATACGGGCAGCAGGCGTTCGACCTGTTCGCGGGGGCCCTGCGCGGCGTGGCCCACCACCACGACCCGGAATGGGTGGCCCTGGTGATGAGTTACAAGCTGCTGGCCCTGGCCGGCTTTCCGCAGCGCACCCGTATGTGCGCGCGCTGCGGGGCAGCCGACCCCCAGCACCCCGACCCCTTCGGCGGCGAACTGCTGTGCGGGCGCTGCTCGCATCAGCGGGCGCTGAGCCCGTCCAGCCTGGACTTTCTGCGCGGCGTGGTGCGGCGCAGCGTGCGCGAGAACATGGACCACCCGGTGCCCGCCGAGGACCGCGCTCCGCTGTGGCTGGGGCTGGAGCGCTTCGTGGGCGTGCAGGTGGGCCGGGTACGCAGCTGGCCTCACCTGCACGCAGGCTGA